The Paraconexibacter algicola genome includes the window TCGCAGTCCTCCAACCGCGAGACCGCGATGAAGATGCTGCGCGCGAAGCTGCTCGAGAAGGCCGAGGCGGACCGCAAGGCCGAGATCGCGAAGGCCAAGGGCGAGTCGGAGTCCGCGTCCTGGGGCTCGCAGATCCGCTCCTACGTGCTGCAGCCGTACACGATGGTCAAGGACCACCGCACCGGCCACGAGGTCGGCGACGCGCAGCGCGTGCTGGAGGGCGACCTCGACGGCTTCGTGCGGGCGGAGCTGCTGCGGGCCGCCGGCAAGGCGCCGACCGCCGCGGGCGGCGACGACGAGGTCTGAGCGCTGGTGCTCCACGGGGAGGACCAGCCGCGCGCGCCGTACCTCGACGCGGTCGTCGGCTACGGGTTCCGCGGGCCGGGCCGCTTCCACGTGCCCGGCCACAAGGGCGGGTCGGGCGCCGACCCGGGCCTGCGGCACGCGATCGGCGACGACGCGCTGGCCCTCGACGTCCCGCAGGACATCCACGGGATCGACCTCGGGCCGTCCCCGACCCCGTACGAGCAGGCCGAGCGGCTCGCCGCCGACGCCTACGGGGCGCAGCGGTCGTTCTTCCTCACCAACGGCGCCACGCAGGGCAACCACGCGCTTGCGCTGGCGCTCGCGCCGCTGGGCGCGAAGGTCGTCGCGCAGCGCAACTCGCACGCGTCGCTCGTCGACGGCCTCGTCCTCAGCGGCGGCCTGCCGTCGTTCGTGGCGCCCGAGGTCGAGTCCGAGCTCGGCATGGCGCACGGCGTCGACCCGCAGCGCCTGGACGAGGTGCTGACGCGCACGGGGGAGGGCGTGACCGCGGCGTTCGTCGTGTCCCCGACCTACTACGGGATGTGCGCGGACGTCGCCGCCCTGGCGCGCGTCGCGCACGCCCACGACGTGCCGCTGGTGGTCGACCAGTCCTGGGGGCCGCACTTCGGCTTCCACCCCGACGTGCCGCAGAGCGCCCTGCACCTCGGCGCCGACGCGGTCCTGACGTCCACCCACAAGATCGTCGGGGCGCTCACGCAGAGCGCGATCCTCCACGTCGCCGACACCGGCCGCATCGACGCGCAGGCGATCGCGCGGACGCTGCGGCTGCTGCGCTCGACCTCGCCGTCCTCGCTGCTGATGGCCTCGCTGGACGCCGCGCGCCGGCAGCTGGCGATGCACGGCGAGGCGCTGCTGCACGAGACGCTCGCCGCGATCGGCCGCACGCGCGAGAAGCTCGGCACCGTCCCCGGCCTGCGCGTGATCGGCGCGGACTTCGTCGGCACGCCCGGGGTCGCGGACTGGGACCCGCTGCGGATCGTCGTCGACGTGCGCGGCACCGGTGCGACCGGCCACCGCGTGGCGGACGCCCTGCGCCGCGCCTACGACGTGAACGTCGAGCTCGCCACGAACGCGACGTTCGTGCTGCTCGTCGGGATGGCGGAGACGCCGACCGCGCTGGAGCGCGTGGCGGGCGACATCGACGAGATCGTCAAGGTCGTCAGCGTCGAGGGGACCGGGGAGGCGCTCGTGCCGCCGCCCGCGGTCGTCGAGAACGAGATGGTCGTCCCGCCGCGCGAGGCGTTCCTGGGCCGCGCCGAGCGCGTCCCGGTCGACGACGCCGTCGGGCGCGTCTCGTGCGAGTCGATCGCCGGCTACCCGCCCGGCATCCCGGCGCTGCTGCCGGGCGAGCGCATCACCGCGGAGACCGTCGCGTACCTGCGGGCGCTCGCGGCGAGCGGTTCGCGGCTGCACGGGGCCAGCGACCCCGCGTTCGCGCACGTGAACGTGCTCGCCGCCGACTGACTGCCATCCTCCCGGCCATGGAGATCGAGGACCTCGTCCGCGCCGCCCTGGCGGAGGACGTCGGCACCGGGGACGTCACCGCGATCGCGACCGTCCCGCCCGGAACCCGCGCCGTCGCGCGCATCACGCTGAAGGCGCCCGGGGTGCTCTCGGGCTTCGCGGTGGCCGAGGCGACGTTCCGCGCCTGCGACGCGGACGTCGCCCTGGAGTGGCACGTCGTGGAGGGGGAGCGCCTGGCGCCCGGCACGCTGGTGCTGACCGCCACCGGGGACGCCGCCGCGCTGCTGGCCGCCGAGCGCACCGCCCTGAACTTCCTGCAGCGCCTCAGCGGCGTCGCGACGCTCACGCGCGCCTACGCGGACGCGGTCGCAGGCACGTCCACGCGGATCCTCGACACGCGCAAGACGACCCCCGGGCTGCGGCTGCTGGAGAAGGCCGCGGTCGCCCACGGGGGCGGCACGAACCACCGCGTCGGCCTCTACGACGAGGTGCTCATCAAGGAGAACCACGCGGCGATGGCCGGCGGCGTCGGCGCGGCGGTCCGCGCGGCGCGCGAGCGGTTCCCCGACCTGCCGCTCGTGTGCGAGGTGCGCGACCTGGCCGAGCTCGACGAGGCGCTGGCGGCGGGAGCCCCGCGGCTGCTGCTGGACAACTTCGACGAGGCGGGGCTGCGCGAGGCCGTCGCCCGCGTCGGCGACCGCGCGGACACCGAGTCCAGCGGCGGCGTCACGCTGGACAGCGTCCGGGCCCGCGCCGCGACAGGCGTAGACTTCATCTCGGTCGGTGCGCTGACCCACTCGGCGCCGGCCCTGGACCTGTCCCTCATCCTGGAGCCCCTGACGTGAACCTTCCGATGGCCCCGGTCCGTGGCGGTGTCGCCGCTCCGTCCCCCGAGGAGATCCACGCCCTGCAGAGCGAGGTGCGCGCGCTGGCCGCCGAGCGCGGCGCGGTGATCCTCGCCCACAACTACCAGCTGCCGGAGATCCAGGACATCGCCGACTACGTCGGCGACTCGCTCGGGCTGTCGCGGCAGGCCGCGGCCTCGGAGGGCGACCCGATCGTCTTCTGCGGCGTGCACTTCATGGCCGAGACGGCGTCGATCCTCTGCCCGGAGAAGACGGTCCTGATCCCGGACCTCGAGGCGGGCTGCTCCCTGGCCGACTCGATCACGCCCGAGGAGCTCAAGGGGTGGCAGGCCAAGCACCCCGGCGCCGTGACGGTCATGTACGTCAACACGACGGCCGAGATCAAGGCGCTGACCGACTACTGCGTCACCTCGAGCAACGCCGTGAAGGTCGTCGAGCACATCTACCGCGAGCACGGCCAGGACACCGAGATCCTCTTCGGGCCCGACATGTTCCTCGGCGCCTACGTCGAGAAGTCGATCGGCCGGAAGATGCACGTCTGGGACGGCGAGTGCCACGTGCACGCCGGCATCCGGCCGTCGGACATCACCACCGTGCGCGAGGCCAACCCGGGCGCCGACTTCCTGATCCACCCGGAGTGCGGCTGCTCGACGAGCGTCATGGAGTACGTGGCCGCCGGGGACGTCGACGCGACCGGCGTCCACATGCTGTCCACGGGCGGGATGCTCGACTACGCGCAGGAGGCCAAAGGGAGCGGCCGCACGGTCGTCATGGCGACCGAGACCGGCATGCTGCACCCGCTGCAGCTCGCCGCCCCCGACGTCGACTTCGTGCCCGCCAACGCGGAGGCCAGCTGCCGCTACATGAAGATGATCACGCTGCCGAAGCTGCGGGACTGCCTGCGTGACGGCACCGGGGTCGTGAAGGTGCCCGAGGCGATCGCCGAGCGGGCGCGCGTGCCGATCGAGCGGATGGTCGCGATCGGCTAGCGCCCCGGGACGCTGGCGCGCCGACGTGGCCGTCGGCGCGCGCCCCGTGCACCCGGTCGGGTCCGCTCAGTCCTCCTCGTCGGAGACGACGTCCAGCCAGGCGAAGGTGCCGTCCTCCAGGCCGGAGGCGTGCAGCCAGGTGCCCTTCTGGACCGCGCCGTCCGGGCACGCGTCCTCGTCGGCCGTGTCGACCGCGTCGCCCTCATCGGTGGGCACGTCCTCGGTCGGGACGTCCTCGACCGGCGCGCCGTCGGCCGGGAGGTCCACGAACGGCACGTCGACCGGGGTGCCGTCGTCCCCGGAGCCGTCGTCCTCGGCACCGGCCGACCGCAGCGCCGGGAGCACCTCGTCGACGAGCTCGACGACGTCGCCGACCGCGTCACCGGCGTCGTCGGCCAGGTCGTCCACCAGCGGCAGGTCGAGTGCGCCCGAGAGCCAGTCGTCGGCGGTCCCGCAGCGCGACACGGTCTCGTCGGTGACCGTCGCGCGCGCGGTGCGGCCGCCGCCGAGGTCGATCGTCACGGTCGTGCCGGAGACGCGACGGACCCGGCCGGCGCCCTCGCGTCCGTCCTTGACGCCGTCGTCGTCGGTGTCGGCCTCGCCCGCGTCGTGCCCGGTCGGGCCCTCGAAGCGGTTGCGCAGCCCGTCGCGGTCGCTGTCCTCGCGGCCGTCGGGTCGCCCGTCGCGGTCGGAGTCGCGGCGGCGGGGGTTCGTGCCCGCCTGCCACTCGACGAGGTTCGTCAGGCCGTCGTGGTCCTGGTCGCGGGCGTCCTGCCCGGCGACGAGCGCGAGCTTGTGGCGCTTCTCCCAGGAGTCGGGGATGCCGTCGTCGTTGCGGTCGCGGGTCGCGGCGCCGGCGACCGCCGGCAGGGTGAGCAGGATGGCCGCCGCGGCGGCCAGGGGAGTCGTGCGCAAGGGGACCTCCGTGTCCGGGCGGGCGGGATGCCCGCGCTGCGAGCGGTCTCGGACGCTCAGGCGCCGGGGTTGAGCAGGTCCAGGCCCTGCTCGACGGCTGTCCGAACGGCGGGCAGCGCGGCGCGCTTGCGCTCGAGCTCCACGGGGGTGTAGCAGTGGACCTCGGCGCGGTCGCCCATCTCCTGGGCGTCCCAGAGGCTGCCGGCCTGGTAGACGCGCTCCAGCCACGGGACCCCGTCGAAGCCCGCGGACACGAGGACGACCACGAACTCCTCGCCGCGCTCGCGCTGCAGGCCGGCGCCGCGCCGGTCCGCGACGCGCGCCCCGCCGAGGTGCGCGGCGCTCAGCGGCCAGCGGTCACCGACGCGCTGGACGTAGCGGCGCAGCTCACGGTCGTTGATCGCCTCCACGACGGTCACCGCGGGGCAGTGTGGCGCAGGCGGGCCGCCCGCGCCACCCCGGGATCAGAACTCGTCGGCGTCGTGCGGGCCGACGCAGGCGACCGAGAGGGTCTGCGGGTCGACCTTCTTCGCGATCGCCGCCACCTCGTCGAACGTCACGGCGTCCAGCGCCTCGATCGCCCGGTCAGGATCGAGGTCCTCGCCGTGGACGATCGCCTGGTTGGCCGCGTAGCGCGCGACCGCGTTGGTGTTCTCGAACGCGAGGACGCGGCGGCCGGCCGCGTAGGCGCGGGCACGCTGGACCTCCTCCTCGGTGGGGCCGTCGGCGTGCAGCTCGGCGACGATCTCCTTCATCCGCGCGTACGCCTCGCCGCACTTGCTGGAGTCCAGGCCGGCGCTCAGCTGCAGGACCGGCACGTCCGCGTACGCGTGGTCCATCGCGTAGACCGAGTAGCAGAGGCCGCGCTGCTCGCGGATCTCGTCGAACAGGCGGGAGCCCATCGAGCCGCCCAGCAGCGTCGAGTAGATCGTCATCGCGGCCCGCTGCGCGCGGTCGTCGACGTCGATGTCGGGCCGGTAGCTCATCCGCAGGTGCGACTGGTTGCTGTCGCGGCGCTCCACGAGCGTCTGCGGCACGAACGCGGGCGCGGGCTCGTAGGGCTCGGGCTCGCCGATCGTGGGGAACCGCTCGAACAGCGCCGCGGTCGCCCCGTTGGCCGCCACGTGGTCGGTGTTGCCGACGATGAACGCGCCGCCGCGCGCACCGGTCCAGCGGCGCTCGCGGAACGCCACGATCGCGTCGCGCGTGAACGTCCGCAGGTGCTCGGCGGGGCCCAGCACGGAGCGGCCGAGCGGGTGGTCGCCGAACGCGGCCCGGTCGATCAGGTGCTCGGCGACCGCGGACGGCTGGTCGTCGTAGCGGGCGATCTCCTGGATGACGACGCCGCGCTCGCGGTCGAGCTCGTCCTGATCGAGCTTCGGGCGGCCGACGAAGTCGGTGAGCAGGTCGATCGCGTCGGGGGCGCTCTCCGCCCGGACGGTGATGTGGAACGCGACGAGGTCGTGGGAGGTGTACGCGTTGAGCGAGCCGCCCATCCGCTCGGCGGTCTCGTTGACCTTGCGGTAGTCGTCGTACTTCTCGCCGCCCTTGAACACGAGGTGCTCGAGGAAGTGCGCCATGCCGTTCTCCTCGGGCCGCTCGGTGCGGGCACCGGCGTCGAACGCCACGAGGATCGTGGTGGCACGCGTGCCGTCGAGGTGGATGCGGTGCAGCGGGAGGCCGTTGGCGAGCGTCTCCGAGGCGATCTGGGGCATGCACGCAGTGTAGGCAGGGTGCCGTGCAAGGCCCCGTGCACCGGCAGGGAAGACCGCCCGGGTTTGCAAACCTCTTGGACGATGGCCGCCACGGAAGCAGACCTGCGCGCGCGCCGCCGCGCAGCCGCCAAGACGCCCGACACCCGCCAGCGCGCGGCCGTGTCCCCGCCGCCGACGTCCTCGTCGGTGATCGACTTCCGGGGCGTCTCCAAGACCTACGAGTCCGGCGACGTCGGTCTCGAGAACGCGACGTTCTCGATCGACCGCGGGGACTTCGTGTTCCTCGTCGGGCACACCGGCTCGGGCAAGTCGACGATCATGCGCCTGCTGATCAAGGAGCACGAGCCGTCCTCCGGCTCGATCCGGGTCGCGGGCCGCGACCTCGGCGAGATCGACGCCAAGAAGGTCCCGTACTACCGCCGCAACCTCGGGATCGTCTTCCAGGACTTCAAGCTGCTCCCGAACCGCACCGTGTACGAGAACGTCGCGTACGCGCTCCAGGTGACCGGCTCGGGCCGCAAGGAGATCCGCGCGAAGGTGCCGGACATCCTGCGCCTCACGGGCCTCTCGACGAAGCTCCACAACTACCCGCACCAGCTGTCGGGCGGCGAGCAGCAGCGCGTCTCGGTGGCGCGCGCGTTCGTCAACCACCCGCCGCTGCTGATCGCCGACGAGCCGACCGGCAACCTCGACCCCGAGACGTCGATCGGGATCATGCAGCTGCTGTACCGCATCAACCGCGCGGGCTCCACCGTGCTAGTCGCCACGCACGACCACGCGATGGTCGACCGCATGCGCCGTCGCGTCATCGAGCTGGAGAAGGGCCGGATCATCCGCGACGAGATCGCGGGCGGCTACCGCCAGCGCGAGGAGTCGACCGCCGAGTTCGGCGCGCTGATGCGCGGCGAGCCGGCGCCCGCCCCGCGCCGCCGCGCGGACGACGACGACTTCGACTCCGCCTTCCGCGACTAGGACACGCACACGCCATGAAGCTCGGATTCTTCGCCAAGGAGGCGCTCCAGTCGGTGCGCCGCAACGCCGTCCCGAGTGCCGCCGCGGTCGCGTCGGTGCTGCTGACCGTCATGGTCCTCGGCGTCTTCATCCCGATCGTCCAGACCGCCACGGGCGCCGCCAACGAGGTGCGCGGCAAGGTGCTCGTCGACGTGTACCTGAAGAAGGACGCCAAGGACGCGGACGTCGAGCGCGTCCGCCAGGAGCTGACGGAGAACACCCGCTACGTCGGCAAGGTCGAGTACGTCTCGAAGTCCGAGGCGCTGCAGCGCGAGCGCAAGAAGAACCCGGAGGCCTACGAGCTGCTGGGCTCCAACCCGCTGCCCGACGCCTTCCGCGTCACCCCGGACGACCCGGCCAACGCGCCGAAGCTCCGCGACGAGCTGTCCCCGGTCACCGCGTCGGGCGCGCGCTCCACGATCGATCCCGCGATCGACGAGGTCCGCAACCGCAAGGACGACACCCAGAAGCTGCTGACGATCACCGGCGCGATCAAGTGGGTCACCGGCCTGCTCGCCGTGCTGCTGGTGCTCGCGAGCGTGCTGCTGATCTCCAACACGATCCGGCTGTCGCTCTACTCGCGCCGCCGCGAGGTCGAGGTCATGAAGCTCGTCGGCGCGACCGACTGGTTCATCCGCTGGCCGTTCGTCATCGAGGGCGTCGTGCTCGGCGTCCTGGGCGGCGGGACCGCCGTGCTGCTGCTGCTCGTCGGGAAGATCGCGATCGTCGACCCGTTCGCCTCGAACT containing:
- a CDS encoding aminotransferase class I/II-fold pyridoxal phosphate-dependent enzyme → MLHGEDQPRAPYLDAVVGYGFRGPGRFHVPGHKGGSGADPGLRHAIGDDALALDVPQDIHGIDLGPSPTPYEQAERLAADAYGAQRSFFLTNGATQGNHALALALAPLGAKVVAQRNSHASLVDGLVLSGGLPSFVAPEVESELGMAHGVDPQRLDEVLTRTGEGVTAAFVVSPTYYGMCADVAALARVAHAHDVPLVVDQSWGPHFGFHPDVPQSALHLGADAVLTSTHKIVGALTQSAILHVADTGRIDAQAIARTLRLLRSTSPSSLLMASLDAARRQLAMHGEALLHETLAAIGRTREKLGTVPGLRVIGADFVGTPGVADWDPLRIVVDVRGTGATGHRVADALRRAYDVNVELATNATFVLLVGMAETPTALERVAGDIDEIVKVVSVEGTGEALVPPPAVVENEMVVPPREAFLGRAERVPVDDAVGRVSCESIAGYPPGIPALLPGERITAETVAYLRALAASGSRLHGASDPAFAHVNVLAAD
- the ftsE gene encoding cell division ATP-binding protein FtsE yields the protein MAATEADLRARRRAAAKTPDTRQRAAVSPPPTSSSVIDFRGVSKTYESGDVGLENATFSIDRGDFVFLVGHTGSGKSTIMRLLIKEHEPSSGSIRVAGRDLGEIDAKKVPYYRRNLGIVFQDFKLLPNRTVYENVAYALQVTGSGRKEIRAKVPDILRLTGLSTKLHNYPHQLSGGEQQRVSVARAFVNHPPLLIADEPTGNLDPETSIGIMQLLYRINRAGSTVLVATHDHAMVDRMRRRVIELEKGRIIRDEIAGGYRQREESTAEFGALMRGEPAPAPRRRADDDDFDSAFRD
- the ftsX gene encoding permease-like cell division protein FtsX; amino-acid sequence: MKLGFFAKEALQSVRRNAVPSAAAVASVLLTVMVLGVFIPIVQTATGAANEVRGKVLVDVYLKKDAKDADVERVRQELTENTRYVGKVEYVSKSEALQRERKKNPEAYELLGSNPLPDAFRVTPDDPANAPKLRDELSPVTASGARSTIDPAIDEVRNRKDDTQKLLTITGAIKWVTGLLAVLLVLASVLLISNTIRLSLYSRRREVEVMKLVGATDWFIRWPFVIEGVVLGVLGGGTAVLLLLVGKIAIVDPFASNFPLIGTPETLGFGALAALLLVASVAVSAIGSGLSLRRFLRV
- a CDS encoding M16 family metallopeptidase — encoded protein: MPQIASETLANGLPLHRIHLDGTRATTILVAFDAGARTERPEENGMAHFLEHLVFKGGEKYDDYRKVNETAERMGGSLNAYTSHDLVAFHITVRAESAPDAIDLLTDFVGRPKLDQDELDRERGVVIQEIARYDDQPSAVAEHLIDRAAFGDHPLGRSVLGPAEHLRTFTRDAIVAFRERRWTGARGGAFIVGNTDHVAANGATAALFERFPTIGEPEPYEPAPAFVPQTLVERRDSNQSHLRMSYRPDIDVDDRAQRAAMTIYSTLLGGSMGSRLFDEIREQRGLCYSVYAMDHAYADVPVLQLSAGLDSSKCGEAYARMKEIVAELHADGPTEEEVQRARAYAAGRRVLAFENTNAVARYAANQAIVHGEDLDPDRAIEALDAVTFDEVAAIAKKVDPQTLSVACVGPHDADEF
- the nadA gene encoding quinolinate synthase NadA is translated as MAPVRGGVAAPSPEEIHALQSEVRALAAERGAVILAHNYQLPEIQDIADYVGDSLGLSRQAAASEGDPIVFCGVHFMAETASILCPEKTVLIPDLEAGCSLADSITPEELKGWQAKHPGAVTVMYVNTTAEIKALTDYCVTSSNAVKVVEHIYREHGQDTEILFGPDMFLGAYVEKSIGRKMHVWDGECHVHAGIRPSDITTVREANPGADFLIHPECGCSTSVMEYVAAGDVDATGVHMLSTGGMLDYAQEAKGSGRTVVMATETGMLHPLQLAAPDVDFVPANAEASCRYMKMITLPKLRDCLRDGTGVVKVPEAIAERARVPIERMVAIG
- the nadC gene encoding carboxylating nicotinate-nucleotide diphosphorylase, which translates into the protein MEIEDLVRAALAEDVGTGDVTAIATVPPGTRAVARITLKAPGVLSGFAVAEATFRACDADVALEWHVVEGERLAPGTLVLTATGDAAALLAAERTALNFLQRLSGVATLTRAYADAVAGTSTRILDTRKTTPGLRLLEKAAVAHGGGTNHRVGLYDEVLIKENHAAMAGGVGAAVRAARERFPDLPLVCEVRDLAELDEALAAGAPRLLLDNFDEAGLREAVARVGDRADTESSGGVTLDSVRARAATGVDFISVGALTHSAPALDLSLILEPLT